In the genome of Segnochrobactrum spirostomi, the window CGCCCCTCTTCATGACGACGGGACCGAATGGTGTCCTGCAACAGATTGCATTGCCTATCGGGAATGCGGACGCAGCCTCACCCTCAGTTACAATTTCGCCCAGCTGCGGATCTCGCCCCTCATGAAGCGCCTCAAGTTGTGCGATGCGAAAATCGGAGCGTTGAATCTCCCCGCGCATACTTTCAATGACTGCTTCCAGCGCGCGAAGCTGGCGTGCATACTCCTCTGACGGAGGCGCCTCGTAGCGCGGAAGGGCTTCGACGTGCTGAACGCGAGCCTCCAACTCTCGGAGCAGCATGTCGGCCGCTTCGATCGAAGATTGTAAATCACCTTGGACGCGGGCCTGTGCGAGTATTTCGGCGCGAAAGGCCCTTAGACGCCCGCTTAAGCGCTCAAGATCGACGTCCGCGCGTGGAGTGTTCTGTACAACAACTTCTCGCACCCAGTCGAGTGTGATATAATGATAGGATCTAATAAAGGGCCATAAAATGCGCCTCACGGCGCCTACTATCAAGGGAGCACGCTTTGATTTGATCCCCTCAACGCGCAACCTGTACTGAATGGATCCGAGATCGATTTTCGACATGTTCAATTTCTCCAAATCCTGAGCATTGCCAACATCGCGTCCTGCGCTTGCAAGGGACTTATAGTCTGGGCTCGGCAAGGCAAAGTCTGGAGTAGCTGCTCGATCTTGTTCACCCAAAGGTCAGCATTATAGCGCCTTATGATGTTTTGCGATATCGCGCGGCGCCAAGCTAGCCGCTCGCCAGCAGGCATGGTCAAAAGACACTGGACTGCGCCGGCTAGCGCCTCAACTGAGCGTTCGATCTTGATAGACTCGTTGCTAGTCAACCACTCAGCCGCACCAATTTGGGCCGTGATAATCGGCACACACCCTGCTGCCGCAGCTTCAAAGGGGACCAGGCCAAGGGGTTCGCGTTCCCATGTCGGAAACAGAAGGGCGTCGTATTGTGCGAAGAGAGCTATCATTTCTGAGCGGCTCTTTGCGCCTAAGTAGCGGATATAATCTGATAAGCCAGCCGCGTGAACACGCTGTATAAGCTCTGCTGTCTGGCCGGCGCCGTAGACATCAATTACGAAGTTGTCGTCGCCGCAGGCGAGCAGATGCTTCACTGCGCCAAGGAGTATCCAAATTCCCTTGTGTGGCGCAATGCGGGATGAATATACTAATTTAAGGGGTCCCTCCCGTAGTTCAATCTGGTCGGGAGCGGCGCTCTTCGGCACCCATCCTGGCACAAAGAGAGGATCGGAAAATCTCGCAGCCAGCGCATTCTCGGCTTCTTCCAAGACGAGACGGCTGACCACGATCGGTCGGACCGTTTGCAAGGCACGCCTTACGCTAAATAGCCGATAGAATGTATCTCGTAAGTGCTCTCTTCCTGAAAGTTCTTGTATGAAATTATCCCCTAGATATATGGAGGGCTGAAACCCTATGGAACATAGAAATACAATAACACCAAGAGACCCAAGCCCGTTTATATTGCACAGAAGAATCTGATCGGGATTGAATTCTTCAATAATAATTCTGAGGTTGGATATATTATTAAACTGAATGATCTCAGAGCGAAAGAGACGCTCCTCTCGACCGCCGTGGTCAATTGAGAGACCTGTGTAGTTTAGATTTCGGTGAACTCGCACGGACGTAGCTGGAAGCTCCGCGTGGTAGTTCACGAGAGGGGATGTCGCGACCTCAACCTGATGGCCCTTGTGAGTCAACCTCTCTGCTAACTCCCAAGCGACGAGTTCGTACCCGCCGATAATCTCGGGCGGAAATAGATTCGAGATCAATAGGATGCGCATTATTTTCGCTTTGCGACCTGAAGGGCTTCAATGATGCGAATATAATTCCGGCCGAACTGGGTTAGCCCATATTCGGCGATAACATCAGTGCGAACTTGCTCCGGCGTCGCGTCGAACAGTTCATCGGCCAGATGTAACTCGAGCATCCTCGATAGTTCGGTCGACGTCCGATATGATTTGCACCCGCAGACCTTCGCGAGCTCAGGTAAGGCGCCGGCCTGGCTAACTACGACCGGGGTTCCAACGCACATCGCTTCTAGGGGGGCGAGGGAAAGTAGCTCCGGCTTCGCGTAGAATGTTCCAGTATACCCTACGTGCACTCCCGTATGCAGAAGTAAGCCTGCCCGGCTTATTGTTTCGATCATTTCCTCGTCGTTTAGATCTGTTGCGAATTTAACATTCTTCCCCACACTGCATTGAATGAGATGGTGAAAATACGCCTTATCGTAGTTCCTTCCAATAATTGTCAATTCGGCGGCCGCTGGTAGAGCTGCAATGGCGTGTTCGTAGCCTTTGTGGGGCAATATTCGCCCGAGAGCGACGATCTTCGAATTATTGCGACGTGATCTATTTATTGAAAACAAGCTCTCATCAATTGGGCCGAATATAACGTGACAGGGAACACGTAGGCTGCTAAACGTCGATTTAGCAAAATTGGATTGGGCATGGAAGGCATCGAAAACATTGGCGATGGCGGGAAAGTGCTCCAGATGCCTCTCCTCGCCGCCCCCATGATCGGTTCCAAGCACGATGGCACCGGCCATCCGCGCGCGCGCGGCTACGAAGATTCCCCAAGGCGTCAGGCATTGATGGATATGAACGACGTCATATTCGGAGAGGAGCCCATCTAGCGCGTCGCCTGCGCACGATGGCCAGTCGGTGGGGTTTCCCGGGCAAATCACCATGTCACTCTGAGCGCCGCGTTCGATTCTGGCTTGGTGGTGCCCAAACGACAGAACGTCGCACCTAATGCTATCGCCATTGAGGTGGTGA includes:
- a CDS encoding glycosyltransferase family 4 protein, with amino-acid sequence MNYHAELPATSVRVHRNLNYTGLSIDHGGREERLFRSEIIQFNNISNLRIIIEEFNPDQILLCNINGLGSLGVIVFLCSIGFQPSIYLGDNFIQELSGREHLRDTFYRLFSVRRALQTVRPIVVSRLVLEEAENALAARFSDPLFVPGWVPKSAAPDQIELREGPLKLVYSSRIAPHKGIWILLGAVKHLLACGDDNFVIDVYGAGQTAELIQRVHAAGLSDYIRYLGAKSRSEMIALFAQYDALLFPTWEREPLGLVPFEAAAAGCVPIITAQIGAAEWLTSNESIKIERSVEALAGAVQCLLTMPAGERLAWRRAISQNIIRRYNADLWVNKIEQLLQTLPCRAQTISPLQAQDAMLAMLRIWRN
- a CDS encoding glycosyltransferase family 4 protein; amino-acid sequence: MRILQATPTFFSDNSVIGGGERYVDYICGAVRHHLNGDSIRCDVLSFGHHQARIERGAQSDMVICPGNPTDWPSCAGDALDGLLSEYDVVHIHQCLTPWGIFVAARARMAGAIVLGTDHGGGEERHLEHFPAIANVFDAFHAQSNFAKSTFSSLRVPCHVIFGPIDESLFSINRSRRNNSKIVALGRILPHKGYEHAIAALPAAAELTIIGRNYDKAYFHHLIQCSVGKNVKFATDLNDEEMIETISRAGLLLHTGVHVGYTGTFYAKPELLSLAPLEAMCVGTPVVVSQAGALPELAKVCGCKSYRTSTELSRMLELHLADELFDATPEQVRTDVIAEYGLTQFGRNYIRIIEALQVAKRK